The Phaseolus vulgaris cultivar G19833 chromosome 10, P. vulgaris v2.0, whole genome shotgun sequence DNA window TCTTCCAAAGCTTCATATAAACAGCTTATTCAAAGCTTGCAAAAGGGAACGATCACCTTCCTCTTTAAGAACTTTACATGGTATCATATATTAATGACTCCATCAACAAACACCTCTGCATCCATCACACCCTCTTCAAGCACTCAGAATCTCAATCCTTCAAAAGTACCTCCACTTCTTCTCATAACCATCTCTTGTGATTTCTGGTATTGAAAAAACTATGTTGCTAAAACTCTTGATTTCAATTTTCGAAGACTCTCTGGAAATCATTTCCTCTCTTTTCATAAAGCCTATAATGTTTTCAATCCTATTGAGGGATGCCACACCCCACCACCAGCTCTATCTAATCAGGATGACATCGATTCTTCCCTTCCTACGTATCAGTAAAAGAAAAGAATCCCTTATTTGTTgtatcataaatttaaattatttatatgaaTGGCAACAGAGTCATTGTTTCAATGTTCTATTCAGACTGTCTTGAGTCTTAGCGAAAGATGAACACAGTCAATAATTAGTTAGTTCGGAAACTTTAGGTACTGGTAAGGCAAATGATCttataaagttatatatatagatattattataaacaacATTGAAGAAATATCCATCTGTAAATAGATTGACCAATCAAATAGTTAAATACATTTGCTTTTACACTCACTGTCTGAAAATTGAACTGATTAAATTACACTATGCACTGCAAAAAGAACCAGTAGCGGGGAGAAACCTTTCTATATAGAATAAGATCCCAGTTTTAACCTTTATTTCGAGATGTCAAATACGTACTCCAAGTTCCCGTGGCCTATGATTTCTTCACTTATCCTTCTTTTTCCTATTTATAATTGCTATAGAAGCTCAAGTAGATGTTCCTTGAGATTTGTTTTGTGAATAGTAGGACTGTATATAGATCAAAATAATTTACCTAACACGCATTTCATCGTGGCAGGTTTATGATGTGACCCCATTTTTGGATGATCATCCAGGAGGTGATGAAGTTTTAGTGACCTCGACAGGTAATTAGTTCATCTTGGTTAGTTAATGTCATTAATATGCGATCAGAATCTATTTCCTCTGGCCTAGTTTGCTACAATAAAGACAGTGAATCattaaaaaacagaaaaaataatagacATGGACTGAGAATGTTTTGGTCTTTACACAGAGAAGGATGCCACAACTGATTTTGAAGATATTGGCCACAGTGACTCAGCAGTTGAGATGATGGAAACATACTTTGTTGGGGAGGTTGAAACCACCTCTATTCCAGCAGTACATGTTCCCAAAAATACTCCACGCCCACCTACGCAAGCACCTGCCCATGATAATCAATCTTCTGGGTTTGTTAAGATCTTGCAGTACCTGGTTCCATTGCTGATACTGGGCGCTGCCTTTGCTCTGCAGTACTATGGCAAAAAAACCAAGTCCACTGAATCAGACAATTGATATGAGCTGTGGCCAGAGTTTTAGTGCATCCATCATTCAAAGTCTATATCAATAGTGTCCTAGTAGTAATAAAGTGGCGGCAGtgttgtttctttttctttttttgggtATCATTTATAAGTATTTTGCTCTCTCAAAAATATCATGCAGGGATTaattttgtttccttgatttGCTATGGCCTCTTTCTCAGTTATGCTAGTTGCTCATTTGGACTCAATCTAGTATCTCatgaataatattttgaaatagatTTGATTAAACCTAGTAATTGGAGTGACATTTATTGTATTATCTGTTGTGTTCCATGTTTGATTCTGTATCCCTGGCTGAATAGTTAGTTAAAAAAAAGACCGAATCATTTAATTGCAGTAAGCACTTAGTAGAAACAAGTATCTATTTTTGGGAATGGCCTTATGTTGACGATGTTATGTGAAAGGTTGTGTTTCTGTCTTTTTCCGTACATGAGATCGTatcaaaaaaaattgttaacatTTAAAAAGAGATTACCACAACATTCACATGAAAATTTAATCTGGGAAGAATTCATTCGGTTCCTTTTTGTTTGCTTCACAAGCCAAGTAACTTGATCTAACCCTGTGTTATAAAAGTTATTGTTCTTGAGCTAGGATTTCTGGTTAATTAACATATTGAGCTGTATTAgggcatatatatatataatcgtTAAAAGTTTCAGCATTAGACTGGTCTTAGTAGGTTTTAAAAACAGTCAATGTACCGTTCACAAATTTTTAGCACCCTTTTCCTAGGTATATATAGGTATGTTGcaaattacttatttatttgtACAAACTAATATGCTTCCTCTAACCCACCTCAATTCTATTAAGCACGTCATTTTGGCTGGAAAACTTGGTTGGATGAATAAATTTGTTTCATACaccaccttttttttttaaggaagatgaagaagaagaagaagaagaagaagaagaaagggatgaaatttgataaatgaaaattaatttttttgataatCATGGTGAATCCGTTGTAGACCCGTTATAATTGTTTGAAAAGTGACAATAGAGGTATAGATAGATGAAAGAGTATAAAGTTTAAGATTCGGTCCCCCACTGAATGAATCCCAATGACAAAATGTGTCATTTAGGTGTAGACATCATTGGACCCATGTTCCTTTGTGAGCTAGAGGGCAATAACCAAACGCAAAATCTTGTTTGTCCCACTTAGTTTGGCCCAAATATGTGCCAAACGACCCACGAACCATTTTGTCCCGTTTGTTATGTTGTCATTTGCATATTTGAGCTCACCTTCTTATTTCAGCTTTCTTTTTCCAACAACGTAATCTACCttcctttttttgttttttttatcagtaattttttttacctgCCTTCTTTTTTTCTATCATGCAAAAGGATAAACTATAAAGTATATGGATGAATATTCCACGATATTTTTTCGTTAATGAGACAGGAATAGGATAAAGACTCAAGCTTCAACTGGTGTCACTGTCATTCATGTTTCATAGGCTTTCGGTAgcatcagattttttttttcatgtcttTTGACAAATCTTTACAAGGAAAAAAGCTAGGGTAAattctttatatctttttagCTACCACTTtatatataggaaaaaatagTGTTCGTTTTATCCTTACGTTgttctataattttattaatttgatcCATATGCGCTGCCAGCTTTATTATTGAAAATGTAGAAAGTGACACATTTCAAACCTTTGAAAACCATTAAATATGTAACAAATGTATTTCATCCTAATGTTTGTTCACATACATTAATTGGTGTTCTTATTAATAATGCCAGTTTGCAAGAGACTGGTAATGGTGGTTTCTCTAAAATATAACTATTCTTGCTTTAGTAAAagcaaatattatatatataaccacTAAAATTCATTTTCAATCATCTTTACATAAAAGATATCATCAACTAAAACTACATATTTATCTACTAGTACCTTTAAGCATTTGTCCTTTTATCTTTGAGCAACATAGATTTCTATAGAAGGAGAAGTCTAAGAAATCAAACTCTACTTGGGACTAAAATCCATATGACACTATATTCTCATCAAAATGCACTCATACAAATTAAAGGGTAAAGTTCTCactcataaaaagaaaaaaactagaAATATTGATCCACTTCCAAGTTTTGAATTTTATGGAATCTAGAATTACTCACTTCTATGAAGTTCGATAGACCACAATGTTCTAACAAACCATCACTCATGTCTATCTCTTCTCATCACTTTTTTCTATATGAAAATGTTGCTAAAATTACACTAAATAATCCTTTTATAAAAGTTAGAGTATTCCTTAAATATTCCATTTTATTCTATTCAACTCACtatttgtttaataaaaaaaatgttagttaAAATTATTGTTACAAGTTTTCTAACATCACCCTTACAATTTATCCATCCATAGAATTCTTGCTACACCTTATATTAGAATTTACAGTTAAAGAACAGATGATGCAGTGAAGATTTCACTTGTTACTAGTAAACAGAACAaagattgttttctctttttttatcataaagaaagaataaataaatataaactactttaagTGATCCAACCCTAATACAAATCTAATCGGAAACAACCAACAACTTCACCCAACCAAACTTAAGCTACTAAAAAGAGAAACATAAAAATATCACACAGGCGTCATACTCAAACTAAAAGTCTGTAAAGTCAGgattttttaatcataaacaAACATGTGAACGGATAGACACCAATCTGACCAGGAAAAACAAGTGTGCGCAACTTTAGATGTAATCTAAGACCAGACCTTTAGTTGGACCaaagaaaaaatttcagaatgaTATATCACTTCACCTTTAAAGATGCATTTATTCATATGCCTCCAAATCTCACCAATAACTACAATTCAGGCACTTCCCAAAAGACATTAATATAGGTTGGAACATTACACcgtttaaaatacaaaaaatgtgAAACAGGATCAATATAATCTACCGATGTCACCCCAAGCCAAGCACTACACTAGTTTCAAACTAACCAAGTTCTACATTCGAAAAACAAATGTCTTGTGATATCCTTTGTCTCCCCACACAAACAACAAGACCGACAATCAACTACAACCCTTCTTCTTAACAAATTGGCTTTCGAAGTAATCGTGTTACCCAACACTCTCCAGACAGTAAAATGAGTTGAAGATATAGCTAAGATCTTCCAAAAAGATTTAAACACAAATTGTTTTCTCTTACATCTATGTTCCTTTTGGACAAGGCCTTTTTGCCTATGTATTGCCCATAATAGCTCTTCGTGTATATATTAACAATTTTGACTCCATGTTGCATTTCTAATAGCTTAAACATTGGTTGATTGTTTTCGCACCCATTCGTCATCAACACACAATGTTGGATGAAACTACTCGATAAATGTTGCCAACTCATCTAACATTCCAATTTCTCAACCCCTTAAGGTCTTTGTCCATAATTCtttaaactaataatttttcataCTCAATTTTCGAATAAATGTTAGATTCAGATCAATTATTTCGTTTTTTTTCCCTTGAGTGATTTTCCAAATTTCTTTTACTAAAGGAACACTTTTTCAATAATTCTCCAACTTCAACTATCTATTAATCCCACCTTGTTTTGCATATAAAACTTCTACTTAAAGGGTCTTGTTTTCATGAAACATCTTTCAATGTCACTTTCTGAAGAGAGTCGTCTTAAAATTTTCAATGTTCTTGACCAAGTCCACCTTTTatctttggaaaaaaaatttgtCTCCCatttaataacaatttatataatGATTCACACATTTTTTTAGGTTAcgtcaatttttttctttaattttttttaaaggtttcACTATTCAAATTGATTACAAAATGAGTACACAAATAACTTATCTATTCATACTCAACCTTTCTCTGAAAATTCAACTCAAGTATTCTTAGTTGTTACTTCTCGCTACAAATATATAAGATAGAAGGTAGAAAATATTACTCTTAAAGAAAGGATGTGGCAAAATGACTTCACAAAATGAAGAGTACAAATAATTggattaaaaatattacaaataagaCATAAGTAGTGTCCTACTTAGTAATTAGTTTGATGTTGGTattgcaagaaaataaaaaatagagtcTTTTTCACTTTACAAGCTACACtcttaaacaaaaacaaacaaagaacaaTATCAAGTaattgaaaaactcttttatccttttattttttcaacaaGAAGATTATGTTAATATTTTCTAAGATTTTTCATCGTAGTATGAACTAATTATCCTATCACACAATATTGAAAAAGTACAAATTGACAAGAAGAATGACAACATGGTGAATAGAGTTACCACAATTTGGActagatttaaaattttatgtcCTATGAAAGCTTATTTTCTTATCAATTTTCTCATTAAGTTACCTAAATTTGAAAACCAACATGAATGATGGTCTTTAAACGTGGACTGCGTCTTAAACAAGAAGGGAAGTGCAACTAGAGTAATCCTTGAAGGTCCTGATGATATTATCCTCGAACAAGCCTTTTGGTTTGAATTTCAAGCATTTAACAATCAAGCTTAATACAAAACATTGAAACCCTAATTGCTCATATGCAATTAGCAGGGTGTCACATTCATGGTAGTCAACATATGGCATTCAAAGggagttagaaaaaaaaatgttgaattcCTTGAAGAAAAACTTATACATAAAGGTAAAATCTTCCTTGTTGGTTAGGGTTTCATGTACACCATTTATTCGACAATGCAAACcttaaaaatgatttgttcaACCATATCATTACTACATACATTGGaggaaatattttttcaaaaaaaatctcACAATATATACTCAAAGGAATACGAATCAACTTTCCCGAGTATCTAATAGTATGGTAAACCTATGTTTTCATTTTCCCCTGGCTAAGCTCAACCCAATTGTCTCAGAAACTTCTTAGGTAGGGGCTTTTTAATTTATGACTATGAGAGGACCCTACGATGACCATGTGTATTAGGAAAATAAGGATTACTGCCACATTCATATTAGAGGAAGGGGAATGATGTATTTTGTCCATATAATTcccctctaaataaaaaaaaagtcaatatGAATCTCTAAGAACGATCCATCATTGATGTCGATAACCTTCTTGCTTGCAAAGGACTACCTTTATCAGAGGAATTAGAAAACAAAGAGTACCTACCGCAAATGAACAAAAGCAAGATTGTGAAGGAGGGAAAAGTAATTTGACAAAATGCTCTTGAAACCTAGAAGGAGTTCAAACCTCAAAATGAGGCAAGTGAGTTTGAAAAAAAGGAAGCAAGGATTTTAATATGGGAAACGACTTGATATCTCAAAATTTCACCTCTTTAGAGGACAACATCACACGAAATAAGGTGATTTTTCTGCATATAATATAACatttcaaagatttcaaaatatCTCGTTAATTAGCATTGAAAAACACTtcctaaattattatttataaatataagcATTTAAAGATAGAATAATGATTGTTTGTTAAGataaataattgtaaaaaaatcgTCTCATTAAAACACTCATAAAAGTTCAAcctatcattaaaaaaattgtaaaaattcgACCTCTCTATAAATAGTCGTAACAAATCAATCTTTATTAAACGAGATCTAATAAGTAGACACACTAAGCTCTTTCCATCTTCCAAATGGAAAACTAATAGCCACTTGcttgttttaatattttgtagaGTTCGAATTAAAAGAAGTTATGTACCTATCTAATTCCTAGAAACTCGTATTAACATATGTGTCAACTATTATGGATATGTTAACTAAATATAGTCATTATCTATTAATTGGCTTAAATGGTAGAGTACTTGACTTAAATGGTTGAGTACTGAGCTCAGAACTAAAAAAAACAGTATTAAAGTATTTattcataatatcaaatatatttttggttacttaacttcattattaaaaatccaaaaatttataaatacataTCAATATTAAAGGAAATACTCATTTaatacttaattattttttatactttttacttTGAAGTTTTTACTTGTTTAAACATCATAGAGTATTTTGTAGGTAGATCTTTTcttagttttgaaaaaaaaaatcaaaattcatttatacctaatactaaaaaaaatatttgaccCATTTACATCTAAACGAGAAATCTTCCTTCTTTCTTGTAAGATTATTTGTTTCCGTCTTCCATtaagaatatttgttttatGTAATGTTTGTTTGTTGGAATGTTACATTTACTGTGCTCAACCTGCAAATTAGTCTTGATGCAAGATTTTAAATGTTACGTTCAGAATatttaataagttaaaaacCACAGGAAAAACATAACTATGTGATCAGAAATTTGATTGTTTTGTTAATTATAAATTAGAAGTCATCGCATTTTACTCGAATTGAATATGTTAAAAGTATTGAATAGGGGATCTGAACTTTGATAAAAGTTTTGATGTACAAAATGCAGCAAACCCATTTTTAGTTTCTGACTTTGCAAAAAAAAACGTATTTTAATcctttttactttattttttcattattcttTTATACTAAAAGGGAATTAAGTGAATCTCTTTTGTCAAGTCAAAGACAAATTGAGAAATTTTAAAACCCTAAGCACTCTCACTCCCAACATTGAATTTTGGGATTATAGCATTCacttgaggaaaaaaaaaaaaggagtcGTGAATAAAATGTTCAATCATTCATTCTTGGTAAATTAAGATAAACTCTTGTAAAAAAACACCTTTTACACGATTCATTCAtgtcatttattttattcttttcataTTCTTTTTTGTTACTGTGTAGGATAAAAATGACACTTggtaaaattataataaataaataagaaaaagagttatttttcaAACCACTTTGGGTTTTCTATTGAGGGAATAGTGTGAAAGGGAAGATCAAGGAAGCATAGGTAATGTTCTATCCTTCAATAAGAACTAAGTGTGGATATTCAACCCAATTAGACTTACATTATTACATGATTGATGTCATGCTTTCCCATTTTGTCAACCTTCAAAAACAAAGCTGAATCTTGATACGTATGTGATGTTATTCAATTtctaaactttattttaaaataatactcATATGGGAAATTCAAAAGGtacaaatttttttctataactAGTAAATACCAATCACTCTAATCATGTTATGTATAAGGAACACTTTTAGTAACTTCACTAGAAGTATTTTAAATCTTCAACAATGGTGATATGTGTTTTAACCCTCCACATTGCTTTAAGCTAATTCAACCGAGAGATCAACTTAACAAGAATTATTGCAGCCCAGATTCATGGTACTCAGGTGAGTAAATACGGcatattcttataattaaaaaaagaaacaaaaaacgTGAGAGAAAACCTAAGTTAGACAAAATAAAAGCATGAGTATATTTTTCTATGTCCTTCATATAATTGGAATTGTCAATGCAGTATTCATTTGTTTCCTAAAAAGTTGGAACAAGATATTCAATGAATTTGGATTCTTATCCGAGACATGTCACTACACTTGGGCCCAATTAAGATGATAAACGTGTGAGTTTTGATGAACTAGCCATAGTTCTTATCCTTAGGGTGCACTAGTAGTAAACAAAAATGTTATCTGAAAAAGTTTCTCATTACATTGGAATGGTTTCTGAATCCAATTACACAACAACGAAGAAGCGACAATTCTATAGGTGTAAATATTTTGGTTACTATGAGTGCAAAACAGCAATGACTAAAAATCAAACGCCATGTTCTTGAAGAGgaattgagagaaaaaaaaaaccacctCTGCTTCATGAACATAGAATAGAAAGAAAAGAGGAGAATAAAGTTGAAGTTGACAAGAATAGGATAATTGAAGACCACGGTCAACTAAATTGGTTTGACTTAAATGGTTATAGCCAACTATGTGTACAGGAAATTGCCGAAAAATTTGTTAGTATTAATGATTTTGAGACCCTTTTACCTATCATACCATCATGATAGTAACAAATTTACTGAAATGAGGGCAAACCCACTTTACATAAAATGAAATTGAAACTGAGCAAAAGGGgaaaaaagattaataaaaagcattgtaataaataaaacattccCTCTTGTGTATGTGCTAAATTTGAGTAAGATGTACCTCTCTGTGCTGTCAATTACATATATATAGTTGAAGTCTTACTTCTCCCAAGAAAATTGAACATATAGATCAATGTGGTCCAGTTTGTGATGACAAAGAAAGAGTTTGTGGTGTAAACCGTCATAGGTGGTAAGAGGTGAGgacaagttgaaaaccagagtAGCCCCCACCCATAGTAATCAACATGTCCTTGTGCATAAGAGTCACAATTGCCAAGGAACTACAAAGCTGAGGGAACCATGTACTTTGTGTAGTGGCAGATGAGTCCAAGCTTTTTGTCTATCACTGCATAGTGCCGATTTCTCAATATTCAAATCTAACTTTTATTCACAACTCCTACATCATACATAAAACACCTCCACAACTTGCAATTCCATTCttctatttttatatcttttttctgataataaaataaaatagacaGATGATGAAAACGAAGAAGAAGCAGAGGGTAAAACATGAACACAGGCCCCACCAGAATACTGCTTCTGTTCAACCATGAATGAAACTGATTAGACATAAGTAATTGAAGCTGAACCTCACCACCAATTAAGCTTCACTCGGTTACTCACAATTATCATGTAATCACGTGTGCTATCTTGTCTATAGCTAGCTACACTCCCACTGGCATTATGTACTGGTGTACTACCACTTCTAGTActgttatatatatatcacattattatttaattcattCATCGCCTTCCATTTCAGTTTTTAACGACACATTGTTTAAATGGTAGAGCCAAACTTAAGAACTTGTATTAATTTTACCAATATTTACAATCAAAATAgatattatctaatttttttataaccgGACAACTTCAGACTTCACTGTCATCTTAAAAACCAAAaaccagaaaaagaaaaaagagaaaaacctGATGACTCAAAGGGCCATGCACTTAACATTTTAGTGACTTCAAAGTGTCATGCACCTCCCTCCAACCCCTGCCACATGCAAAACcttcctctcttttttttttttttctctctttttctcttccCATTGAAACAGAGAGTTTCAAGTTAATAACTTAGATAGACTTAAACatgactattattattattattattattttaagggCTTAGTCCACGCCTAGGACGGGCTTTAACACAGAGGGGGTTGGCCATTTCGCAAGAGAGCCTGAGCACCTCAGTTAGATCAACCCCACGGGCTTCATCAGATGGTAGCCATTGAAACTCGTGCAAGAGACTGGCCACCCAGAAGGTCACCGTGCTCAAACCCAGAGTCTTTCCGGGGCAAGTCCTCCTACCCGACCCGAATGGAGCAAGTCTCAGATCCGACCCGAAAACAGAAAACTCCGTCTCCAAGCCCAGGAACCTCTCCGGCTTAAATTCCAGTGGGTCCACCCACACATCTGGGTCCCTGGCTATGGCCCACATATTAACCATAGCCGTGGTCCCTGCGGGCACATGATGCCCATCAATGGTGGTATCAGTGATGGCCAAGCGGGCCCAGGAGAGAAGCGGGCCTGGAGGGTGCAGCCTCAGAACCTCCTTCACCACCGCTGGAAGATAGACCGTCACCGCCACATCATCTTCCGTCAAGGCACGTGACCCACCACCAACCACCTTGTCCAGCTCCTCTTGCACCCTCCTTTGCACCTCGGGATGAAGCACCATCCTCGCTAATATCCACTCAATCAA harbors:
- the LOC137812518 gene encoding cytochrome b5-like, whose amino-acid sequence is MSSSTKTFTFEEVAKHNHRKDCWIIVKGKVYDVTPFLDDHPGGDEVLVTSTEKDATTDFEDIGHSDSAVEMMETYFVGEVETTSIPAVHVPKNTPRPPTQAPAHDNQSSGFVKILQYLVPLLILGAAFALQYYGKKTKSTESDN